GTGTGCTGGTCGGCGGCAGCGCCTTCTGGGGCACGATGATCGATGAGGGCGCCGAGGCAGGTTGCCTGCGGCTCGACGACGGCCGGCGGGTGGACCCGGATACCCTGCCCCATCTGCCTCCGGTGAGTCCGAGCAAGATCATTGCCGTGCACATCTCGTACAGCTCGCGCAGCCTGGAGACGCGCAACAAACCCCGGCCGACGGAGACGCCGACCTACTTCACCAAGCCACCGACTTCGTTGAATGGGCATCGCGGCCAGATCCTCAAGCCGGCCGATTGCAAGTACCTCAACTACGAAGGTGAGTATGCGGTGGTCATCTCGCGCACCTGCCGCAATGTGACCCCGGATGAAGCGTGGGACTTCATCGAGGGTTTCTGCCCCGCGCTTGATATGGGTCTGCAGGATTTTCGCGACACCGACCAGGGCTCCATGCTGCGCGTGAAGGGTGCGGACACGCTGCTGCCCATCGGGCCGGGGATCG
The sequence above is a segment of the Variovorax terrae genome. Coding sequences within it:
- a CDS encoding fumarylacetoacetate hydrolase family protein, encoding MKFDFPLKELPAVMRGPRMERRRVLVGGSAFWGTMIDEGAEAGCLRLDDGRRVDPDTLPHLPPVSPSKIIAVHISYSSRSLETRNKPRPTETPTYFTKPPTSLNGHRGQILKPADCKYLNYEGEYAVVISRTCRNVTPDEAWDFIEGFCPALDMGLQDFRDTDQGSMLRVKGADTLLPIGPGIVRGVNLFEQTLRTFVNGHIVQEAHIGEETVWGPHYVIADIARHITLEAGDVILMGTPCHSRSVDPGQLVECEITGIGRIGGTVTAIPAPRASALGVGHQPTDSPEVRRVALGFDERVPEHFKEALRLAKEAHQ